A single Sorex araneus isolate mSorAra2 chromosome 8, mSorAra2.pri, whole genome shotgun sequence DNA region contains:
- the ZNF8 gene encoding zinc finger protein 8 isoform X1, which translates to MAPIGRTLQCTATPFGKCSCSVAGAAAIVLQATNRAIPVAGLALEFGVSRVIVPDRSVQDGLRGGSCRIRVGRRAAAAAATGPVLPKPEVISQLEQGAELWVMERGIAQDHYPGWELRPENRMSPKEQEGLPEEKSSHILNTPYPATLKIEWEGKNHIEEFKMDQDDLKQLEFGSKEAPVKDGGYESLQFEADRVPNSDQFLEISRQKYFTTNDSHVTNLKFNSSLGIEQTTSLEKQPCDISNYDKASSQAIQATDLARSQVQDKPYKCTDCGKSFNHNAHLTVHKRIHTGERPYMCKECGKAFSQNSSLVQHERIHTGDKPYKCAECGKSFCHSTHLTVHRRIHTGEKPYECQDCGRAFNQNSSLGRHKRTHTGEKPYTCSVCGKSFSRTTCLFLHLRTHTEERPYECNHCGKGFRHSSSLTQHQRKHAGEKPYECRQRLIFKQTSSLMKQEWAEALGCNSTLSPEESASRSDRPFKCNQCGKCFIQSSHLIRHQITHTREEPHGRNRRRSSQLSRQAHSGENIGGGTKTGQPAGRALALFDIHEIMQEKNPVHVIGVEEPSVGASVLVDISESS; encoded by the exons ATGGCCCCCATTGGTCGGACGCTGCAGTGCACCGCGACGCCTTTTGGGAAATGTAGTTGCAGTGTTGCCGGTGCAGCCGCCATTGTCCTGCAGGCGACGAATCGGGCGATTCCTGTGGCTGGGTTGGCTCTCGAGTTTGGAGTTTCCCGGGTCATTGTCCCCGACCGGTCGGTCCAGGATGGACTCCGAGGAGGAAGCTGCAGGATTAGAGTTGGCCGCAGGGCCGCCGCCGCAGCGGCCACAG GTCCTGTTCTTCCCAAACCTGAAGTCATCTCACAGCTGGAACAAGGGGCTGAGCTATGGGTGATGGAGAGAGGAATTGCCCAGGACCATTATCCAG gCTGGGAGCTTAGACCTGAAAATAGAATGTCACCCAAGGAGCAGGAGGGCCTTCCTGAGGAGAAGTCATCCCATATCTTGAATACTCCCTATCCTGCCACACTGAAGATAGAATGGGAAGGTAAAAACCATATAGAGGAGTTCAAGATGGACCAGGATGATTTGAAGCAATTGGAATTTGGTTCCAAGGAAGCACCAGTTAAAGATGGAGGCTATGAAAGTCTCCAATTTGAGGCTGACCGTGTCCCAAATTCAGATCAATTCCTGGAGATTTCTAGACAAAAATATTTCACTACTAATGACTCACATGTTACAAATCTGAAATTTAATTCAAGTTTAGGCATTGAGCAGACAACCTCCTTAGAAAAGCAGCCTTGTGACATCAGCAACTATGACAAAGCGTCCAGTCAGGCCATTCAGGCTACAGACCTTGCCCGAAGCCAAGTACAGGATAAACCCTACAAGTGTACAGACTGTGGGAAGTCATTTAACCATAATGCGCACCTCACAGTGCATAAAAGGATCCACACTGGAGAGAGACCTTACATGTGCAAAGAGTGTGGCAAAGCCTTCAGCCAGAACTCCTCCCTGGTTCAGCACGAGCGAATCCACACGGGAGATAAGCCCTATAAATGTGCTGAATGCGGGAAGTCTTTCTGTCATAGTACGCACCTCACTGTCCAtcggagaattcacactggagagaagccctATGAGTGTCAGGATTGTGGGAGGGCTTTCAACCAGAATTCCTCCCTCGGCagacacaaacgcacacacactgGAGAGAAGCCATACACCTGCAGTGTGTGTGGGAAGTCTTTTTCTCGAACCACTTGCCTGTTCCTGCATCTGAGGACTCACACAGAAGAGAGACCCTACGAGTGTAACCACTGTGGGAAGGGCTTCCGGCACAGCTCCTCCCTGACCCAGCATCAGCGAAAGCATGCTGGGGAGAAACCCTATGAGTGTCGCCAGAGATTAATCTTTAAGCAGACTTCATCTCTAATGAAGCAGGAATGGGCAGAAGCACTAGGCTGCAACTCCACTTTGAGTCCAGAAGAGAGTGCTTCCCGTAGTGACAGGCCCTTTAAGTGTAATCAGTGTGGAAAGTGTTTTATTCAGAGTTCTCATCTTATCCGACACCAGATAACTCACACCAGGGAGGAGCCCCATGGACGAAACAGGCGCCGTAGCTCACAGCTCAGTCGTCAGGCACACTCAGGAGAGAATATTGGGGGCGGAACAAAGACAGGTCAGcctgcaggcagggcacttgccttgtttgacATCCATGAGATTATGCAAGAAAAAAACCCAGTGCATGTTATTGGGGTTGAAGAGCCTTCTGTGGGTGCTTCAGTGTTGGTTGACATCAGCGAATCCTCATAG
- the ZNF8 gene encoding zinc finger protein 8 isoform X2 has protein sequence MDSEEEAAGLELAAGPPPQRPQELVTFQDVAVDFTQEEWGHLGPAQRTLYRDVMLETFGHLLSVGPVLPKPEVISQLEQGAELWVMERGIAQDHYPGWELRPENRMSPKEQEGLPEEKSSHILNTPYPATLKIEWEGKNHIEEFKMDQDDLKQLEFGSKEAPVKDGGYESLQFEADRVPNSDQFLEISRQKYFTTNDSHVTNLKFNSSLGIEQTTSLEKQPCDISNYDKASSQAIQATDLARSQVQDKPYKCTDCGKSFNHNAHLTVHKRIHTGERPYMCKECGKAFSQNSSLVQHERIHTGDKPYKCAECGKSFCHSTHLTVHRRIHTGEKPYECQDCGRAFNQNSSLGRHKRTHTGEKPYTCSVCGKSFSRTTCLFLHLRTHTEERPYECNHCGKGFRHSSSLTQHQRKHAGEKPYECRQRLIFKQTSSLMKQEWAEALGCNSTLSPEESASRSDRPFKCNQCGKCFIQSSHLIRHQITHTREEPHGRNRRRSSQLSRQAHSGENIGGGTKTGQPAGRALALFDIHEIMQEKNPVHVIGVEEPSVGASVLVDISESS, from the exons ATGGACTCCGAGGAGGAAGCTGCAGGATTAGAGTTGGCCGCAGGGCCGCCGCCGCAGCGGCCACAG GAGCTAGTCACCTTTCAGGATGTGGCTGTGGACTTTACCCAGGAAGAGTGGGGGCATCTGGGTCCTGCCCAGAGGACTCTATACCGTGATGTGATGCTGGAAACCTTTGGGCACCTGCTTTCTGTGG GTCCTGTTCTTCCCAAACCTGAAGTCATCTCACAGCTGGAACAAGGGGCTGAGCTATGGGTGATGGAGAGAGGAATTGCCCAGGACCATTATCCAG gCTGGGAGCTTAGACCTGAAAATAGAATGTCACCCAAGGAGCAGGAGGGCCTTCCTGAGGAGAAGTCATCCCATATCTTGAATACTCCCTATCCTGCCACACTGAAGATAGAATGGGAAGGTAAAAACCATATAGAGGAGTTCAAGATGGACCAGGATGATTTGAAGCAATTGGAATTTGGTTCCAAGGAAGCACCAGTTAAAGATGGAGGCTATGAAAGTCTCCAATTTGAGGCTGACCGTGTCCCAAATTCAGATCAATTCCTGGAGATTTCTAGACAAAAATATTTCACTACTAATGACTCACATGTTACAAATCTGAAATTTAATTCAAGTTTAGGCATTGAGCAGACAACCTCCTTAGAAAAGCAGCCTTGTGACATCAGCAACTATGACAAAGCGTCCAGTCAGGCCATTCAGGCTACAGACCTTGCCCGAAGCCAAGTACAGGATAAACCCTACAAGTGTACAGACTGTGGGAAGTCATTTAACCATAATGCGCACCTCACAGTGCATAAAAGGATCCACACTGGAGAGAGACCTTACATGTGCAAAGAGTGTGGCAAAGCCTTCAGCCAGAACTCCTCCCTGGTTCAGCACGAGCGAATCCACACGGGAGATAAGCCCTATAAATGTGCTGAATGCGGGAAGTCTTTCTGTCATAGTACGCACCTCACTGTCCAtcggagaattcacactggagagaagccctATGAGTGTCAGGATTGTGGGAGGGCTTTCAACCAGAATTCCTCCCTCGGCagacacaaacgcacacacactgGAGAGAAGCCATACACCTGCAGTGTGTGTGGGAAGTCTTTTTCTCGAACCACTTGCCTGTTCCTGCATCTGAGGACTCACACAGAAGAGAGACCCTACGAGTGTAACCACTGTGGGAAGGGCTTCCGGCACAGCTCCTCCCTGACCCAGCATCAGCGAAAGCATGCTGGGGAGAAACCCTATGAGTGTCGCCAGAGATTAATCTTTAAGCAGACTTCATCTCTAATGAAGCAGGAATGGGCAGAAGCACTAGGCTGCAACTCCACTTTGAGTCCAGAAGAGAGTGCTTCCCGTAGTGACAGGCCCTTTAAGTGTAATCAGTGTGGAAAGTGTTTTATTCAGAGTTCTCATCTTATCCGACACCAGATAACTCACACCAGGGAGGAGCCCCATGGACGAAACAGGCGCCGTAGCTCACAGCTCAGTCGTCAGGCACACTCAGGAGAGAATATTGGGGGCGGAACAAAGACAGGTCAGcctgcaggcagggcacttgccttgtttgacATCCATGAGATTATGCAAGAAAAAAACCCAGTGCATGTTATTGGGGTTGAAGAGCCTTCTGTGGGTGCTTCAGTGTTGGTTGACATCAGCGAATCCTCATAG
- the ZNF8 gene encoding zinc finger protein 8 isoform X3 — MAPIGRTLQCTATPFGKCSCSVAGAAAIVLQATNRAIPVAGLALEFGVSRVIVPDRSVQDGLRGGSCRIRVGRRAAAAAATGWELRPENRMSPKEQEGLPEEKSSHILNTPYPATLKIEWEGKNHIEEFKMDQDDLKQLEFGSKEAPVKDGGYESLQFEADRVPNSDQFLEISRQKYFTTNDSHVTNLKFNSSLGIEQTTSLEKQPCDISNYDKASSQAIQATDLARSQVQDKPYKCTDCGKSFNHNAHLTVHKRIHTGERPYMCKECGKAFSQNSSLVQHERIHTGDKPYKCAECGKSFCHSTHLTVHRRIHTGEKPYECQDCGRAFNQNSSLGRHKRTHTGEKPYTCSVCGKSFSRTTCLFLHLRTHTEERPYECNHCGKGFRHSSSLTQHQRKHAGEKPYECRQRLIFKQTSSLMKQEWAEALGCNSTLSPEESASRSDRPFKCNQCGKCFIQSSHLIRHQITHTREEPHGRNRRRSSQLSRQAHSGENIGGGTKTGQPAGRALALFDIHEIMQEKNPVHVIGVEEPSVGASVLVDISESS; from the exons ATGGCCCCCATTGGTCGGACGCTGCAGTGCACCGCGACGCCTTTTGGGAAATGTAGTTGCAGTGTTGCCGGTGCAGCCGCCATTGTCCTGCAGGCGACGAATCGGGCGATTCCTGTGGCTGGGTTGGCTCTCGAGTTTGGAGTTTCCCGGGTCATTGTCCCCGACCGGTCGGTCCAGGATGGACTCCGAGGAGGAAGCTGCAGGATTAGAGTTGGCCGCAGGGCCGCCGCCGCAGCGGCCACAG gCTGGGAGCTTAGACCTGAAAATAGAATGTCACCCAAGGAGCAGGAGGGCCTTCCTGAGGAGAAGTCATCCCATATCTTGAATACTCCCTATCCTGCCACACTGAAGATAGAATGGGAAGGTAAAAACCATATAGAGGAGTTCAAGATGGACCAGGATGATTTGAAGCAATTGGAATTTGGTTCCAAGGAAGCACCAGTTAAAGATGGAGGCTATGAAAGTCTCCAATTTGAGGCTGACCGTGTCCCAAATTCAGATCAATTCCTGGAGATTTCTAGACAAAAATATTTCACTACTAATGACTCACATGTTACAAATCTGAAATTTAATTCAAGTTTAGGCATTGAGCAGACAACCTCCTTAGAAAAGCAGCCTTGTGACATCAGCAACTATGACAAAGCGTCCAGTCAGGCCATTCAGGCTACAGACCTTGCCCGAAGCCAAGTACAGGATAAACCCTACAAGTGTACAGACTGTGGGAAGTCATTTAACCATAATGCGCACCTCACAGTGCATAAAAGGATCCACACTGGAGAGAGACCTTACATGTGCAAAGAGTGTGGCAAAGCCTTCAGCCAGAACTCCTCCCTGGTTCAGCACGAGCGAATCCACACGGGAGATAAGCCCTATAAATGTGCTGAATGCGGGAAGTCTTTCTGTCATAGTACGCACCTCACTGTCCAtcggagaattcacactggagagaagccctATGAGTGTCAGGATTGTGGGAGGGCTTTCAACCAGAATTCCTCCCTCGGCagacacaaacgcacacacactgGAGAGAAGCCATACACCTGCAGTGTGTGTGGGAAGTCTTTTTCTCGAACCACTTGCCTGTTCCTGCATCTGAGGACTCACACAGAAGAGAGACCCTACGAGTGTAACCACTGTGGGAAGGGCTTCCGGCACAGCTCCTCCCTGACCCAGCATCAGCGAAAGCATGCTGGGGAGAAACCCTATGAGTGTCGCCAGAGATTAATCTTTAAGCAGACTTCATCTCTAATGAAGCAGGAATGGGCAGAAGCACTAGGCTGCAACTCCACTTTGAGTCCAGAAGAGAGTGCTTCCCGTAGTGACAGGCCCTTTAAGTGTAATCAGTGTGGAAAGTGTTTTATTCAGAGTTCTCATCTTATCCGACACCAGATAACTCACACCAGGGAGGAGCCCCATGGACGAAACAGGCGCCGTAGCTCACAGCTCAGTCGTCAGGCACACTCAGGAGAGAATATTGGGGGCGGAACAAAGACAGGTCAGcctgcaggcagggcacttgccttgtttgacATCCATGAGATTATGCAAGAAAAAAACCCAGTGCATGTTATTGGGGTTGAAGAGCCTTCTGTGGGTGCTTCAGTGTTGGTTGACATCAGCGAATCCTCATAG